In the Streptomyces formicae genome, one interval contains:
- a CDS encoding class I tRNA ligase family protein: MDLRPQSHEIIRTWLFATVLRAHTGHDALPWRHASISGWILDPDRKKMSKSKGNVVTPGHLLKEHGSDAVRYWAASGRPGTDTAFDIGQMKIGRRLATKLLNVGRFVLSTGDVPEDARATEPLDRALLAALASTVEEATAAFDAFDYARALERTEQLFWRFCDDYVELVKARAYGDHGDAAATRSARAALRTALDVLLRLFAPVLPFVTEEVWSWWREGSVHRASWPDASALREHAGDAAVLTTASEAIGAIRRAKSQARLSMRAEVAKATLRAPRATLDRFAAAQADVRAAGRIGAVEVREGEGPLRVEVVF, from the coding sequence ATGGACCTGCGCCCGCAGTCCCACGAGATCATCCGCACCTGGCTGTTCGCCACGGTCCTGCGCGCCCACACCGGGCACGACGCGCTGCCCTGGCGGCACGCGTCGATCTCCGGCTGGATCCTGGACCCCGACCGCAAGAAGATGTCGAAGTCCAAGGGCAACGTGGTCACGCCGGGCCACCTGCTCAAGGAGCACGGCTCGGACGCGGTCCGCTACTGGGCGGCGAGCGGCCGCCCCGGCACGGACACGGCGTTCGACATCGGCCAGATGAAGATCGGCCGCCGCCTCGCCACGAAGCTGCTCAACGTCGGCAGGTTCGTCCTGAGCACCGGCGACGTCCCCGAGGACGCGCGCGCCACCGAGCCGCTCGACCGCGCACTGCTCGCCGCGCTCGCCTCGACCGTGGAGGAGGCCACCGCGGCCTTCGACGCCTTCGACTACGCCCGCGCCCTGGAACGTACGGAACAGCTCTTCTGGCGCTTCTGCGACGACTACGTCGAACTGGTCAAGGCCCGCGCGTACGGCGACCACGGCGACGCGGCCGCCACCCGATCGGCACGGGCGGCCCTGCGCACGGCGCTCGACGTCCTGCTGCGCCTGTTCGCACCCGTCCTGCCGTTCGTCACGGAGGAGGTCTGGTCGTGGTGGCGCGAGGGCTCGGTGCACCGAGCCTCCTGGCCGGACGCGTCCGCGCTGCGGGAACACGCGGGCGACGCGGCGGTCCTGACCACGGCGTCGGAGGCCATCGGGGCCATCCGCAGGGCCAAGTCGCAGGCACGGTTGTCGATGCGCGCGGAGGTCGCGAAGGCGACGCTCAGGGCACCGCGCGCCACTCTCGACCGCTTTGCGGCGGCGCAGGCGGACGTGCGGGCGGCGGGAAGGATCGGGGCGGTGGAGGTGCGGGAGGGAGAGGGGCCCCTGCGGGTCGAGGTGGTCTTCTGA
- a CDS encoding phospholipid scramblase-related protein, with protein MTTHSNIPAGWHPDPHGVAQLLRWWDGSQWTDHTTPAQQAQAQAAPAQQVPQQAQFQGGEFGQPQAPPMADPAKVQRQVQQQAGVAPAAQGGGTLFTEPVLVVNQKAKLIELTNEYSVMDQSGNALGSVVQVGQSTLKKVARFVSSLDQFMTHKLEIRDAYGQPQMLLTRPRKFMKSRVIVERADGQPIGEIVQQNMIGKINFGMMVNGQQVGAIKAENWRAWNFSIVDHADNEVARITKTWEGLAKTMFTTADNYVLQIHYQLPEPLLSLVVATALTVDTALKQDARGFG; from the coding sequence GTGACAACGCATTCGAACATTCCTGCAGGCTGGCACCCGGACCCGCACGGCGTGGCCCAACTCCTGCGCTGGTGGGACGGCTCCCAGTGGACCGACCACACCACCCCGGCCCAGCAGGCCCAGGCTCAGGCCGCCCCGGCCCAGCAGGTCCCGCAGCAGGCCCAGTTCCAGGGAGGCGAGTTCGGCCAGCCGCAGGCACCGCCGATGGCCGACCCGGCCAAGGTGCAGCGCCAGGTGCAGCAGCAGGCCGGGGTCGCGCCCGCCGCACAGGGCGGCGGCACCCTGTTCACCGAGCCGGTCCTGGTGGTGAACCAGAAGGCCAAGCTCATCGAACTCACCAACGAGTACAGCGTCATGGACCAGTCGGGCAACGCGCTCGGCTCGGTCGTCCAGGTCGGCCAGAGCACGCTGAAGAAGGTCGCGCGCTTCGTCTCCAGCCTCGACCAGTTCATGACCCACAAGCTGGAGATCAGGGACGCCTACGGTCAGCCGCAGATGCTGCTGACCCGGCCCCGCAAGTTCATGAAGTCGCGGGTGATCGTCGAGCGCGCGGACGGCCAGCCGATCGGCGAGATCGTCCAGCAGAACATGATCGGCAAGATCAACTTCGGCATGATGGTGAACGGCCAGCAGGTCGGCGCGATCAAGGCGGAGAACTGGCGCGCCTGGAACTTCTCGATCGTCGACCACGCCGACAACGAGGTCGCCCGGATCACGAAGACCTGGGAAGGTCTCGCCAAGACCATGTTCACCACCGCGGACAACTATGTCCTCCAGATCCACTACCAGCTGCCCGAGCCGCTCCTGAGCCTGGTCGTGGCGACCGCGCTCACCGTGGACACGGCGCTGAAGCAGGACGCTCGCGGCTTCGGGTGA
- a CDS encoding DMT family transporter, with translation MNATLLAVALSLVSAAAYAAAAVAQERLASRVSEGESGVLRMLGSGAWWSSVGLNASAALLHVAALKYGPLTLVQPLGALTLVAAVPLGARLAGRRVTRLEWRGTGLTLIGLGALLLTASGPAPDDSLSVPEALTVAAATMAVIGILSRPGTRPGLRHATASGFASGVASALTQTVTVAVTDRSGPLLSPQVIVVALLVAAFAAGGLLLSQTAYRGGLGAPLAVVTLANPLAASMIGVTLLGERLQGGVVGIALAVAGAGIAAYGVVVLTRSPRTVADGPVPDALTSIPGQPGAPEGARGTARPATSGLRSA, from the coding sequence GTGAACGCCACCCTGCTCGCCGTCGCGCTCTCCCTCGTCTCCGCCGCCGCGTACGCCGCTGCCGCGGTGGCACAGGAACGGCTCGCCTCGCGCGTCTCCGAGGGCGAGAGCGGAGTGCTGCGGATGCTCGGCAGCGGCGCGTGGTGGTCCTCGGTCGGGCTCAACGCGTCCGCGGCGCTGCTGCACGTGGCGGCCCTGAAGTACGGGCCGCTCACGCTCGTCCAGCCGCTGGGCGCGCTCACCCTCGTCGCCGCCGTACCGCTCGGCGCGCGGCTCGCGGGCCGCCGGGTGACCCGCCTGGAGTGGCGCGGCACCGGGCTCACCCTCATCGGCCTCGGCGCACTGCTCCTGACCGCGTCGGGCCCCGCACCCGACGACAGCCTGTCCGTGCCGGAGGCGCTGACCGTCGCCGCCGCGACCATGGCGGTCATCGGGATCCTCTCCCGGCCCGGCACGCGCCCGGGGCTGCGCCACGCGACCGCTTCCGGCTTCGCCTCGGGCGTCGCCTCCGCGCTCACCCAGACCGTGACGGTCGCCGTGACGGACCGGTCGGGACCGCTGCTCAGTCCGCAGGTGATCGTCGTGGCACTCCTGGTGGCGGCGTTCGCCGCGGGCGGCCTGCTGCTCTCGCAGACCGCCTACCGCGGCGGCCTCGGCGCGCCGCTCGCCGTGGTGACGCTCGCCAACCCCCTCGCGGCCTCGATGATCGGCGTGACGCTGCTCGGCGAGCGGCTCCAGGGCGGCGTGGTCGGCATCGCGCTCGCGGTGGCGGGGGCGGGAATCGCGGCGTACGGAGTCGTGGTCCTCACCCGCTCGCCCCGAACCGTCGCGGACGGGCCCGTGCCGGACGCCTTGACCTCGATCCCCGGTCAGCCGGGGGCGCCCGAAGGGGCGCGGGGAACCGCGCGCCCAGCCACATCGGGCCTGCGGAGCGCGTAG
- a CDS encoding phosphatase PAP2 family protein, whose product MDSRTEPAEREPDITVREPDATAVRKPDTSARPPLVRELLLVAGLFLVYKFGRQLANGHTGEAFHNAHRVWNAERTLHLPGEGAVQNALMSSDTLIHVANTYYAAVHFPATLLFLVWLYLRRPRHYVWTRRVLAALTAAALLLHLGFPLAPPRLLDAAHLVDTAQVYGPSVYASEPATDTMANQFAAMPSLHFGWALMLAVGMIVATSSRWRWLWLLHPLATLLVVVGTANHYWLDAIVASALLGVALAVIRLPRAGRSLVVRRSAPAPELVASGAGR is encoded by the coding sequence ATGGATTCCCGAACCGAGCCTGCCGAACGGGAGCCGGACATAACCGTCCGGGAGCCGGACGCGACCGCCGTCCGGAAGCCGGACACATCTGCCCGACCGCCCCTCGTCCGCGAGCTCCTTCTCGTCGCAGGACTCTTTCTCGTCTACAAGTTCGGCAGGCAGCTCGCCAACGGCCACACGGGCGAGGCCTTCCACAACGCGCACCGCGTCTGGAACGCCGAGCGGACGCTGCACCTGCCCGGCGAGGGCGCCGTGCAGAACGCGCTCATGAGCAGCGACACCCTGATCCACGTCGCGAACACCTACTACGCGGCCGTGCACTTCCCGGCGACGCTGCTGTTCCTGGTCTGGCTGTACCTGCGCCGCCCCCGGCACTACGTCTGGACGCGGCGGGTGCTCGCCGCGCTCACCGCCGCGGCGCTCCTGCTGCACCTCGGCTTCCCGCTCGCCCCGCCGCGCCTCCTGGACGCCGCGCACCTCGTCGACACCGCGCAGGTGTACGGGCCCTCGGTCTACGCGTCCGAACCCGCGACGGACACCATGGCGAACCAGTTCGCGGCCATGCCGTCACTGCACTTCGGCTGGGCGCTGATGCTCGCCGTCGGCATGATCGTGGCGACCTCGTCGCGGTGGCGCTGGCTCTGGCTCCTGCACCCCTTGGCCACGCTGCTCGTGGTCGTCGGCACCGCCAACCACTACTGGCTCGACGCGATCGTGGCGAGCGCGCTCCTCGGCGTCGCGCTCGCGGTGATCCGGCTGCCGCGAGCGGGGCGCTCGCTGGTCGTGCGCCGCTCCGCGCCCGCGCCGGAGCTGGTCGCCTCGGGGGCGGGCCGGTGA
- a CDS encoding TetR/AcrR family transcriptional regulator: MTSTSSRSKITPEREQEFYGAVLDQLRECGYEALTMEGVAARTRCSKSTLYRQWKTKPQFVAAALRASRCVRFAEIDTGDLAGDLRAAARAAGERSGRDTMLVQALSHAVLQDEELRRALRETLIEPERQAMEAIIRRGVERGEIAEGHPAVEFVTLQLFGVLRARPIIEGEYADEEYLVRFVEACVLPGLGLT, translated from the coding sequence ATGACGTCGACGTCGAGCCGCTCGAAGATCACGCCGGAGCGTGAGCAGGAGTTCTACGGGGCCGTCCTCGACCAGCTCCGCGAGTGCGGTTACGAGGCGCTGACCATGGAGGGCGTGGCCGCCCGCACGCGGTGCAGCAAGTCCACGCTCTACCGGCAGTGGAAGACGAAGCCCCAGTTCGTGGCCGCGGCGCTGCGTGCCAGCCGCTGTGTGCGGTTCGCGGAGATCGACACCGGTGATCTCGCGGGGGACCTGCGCGCGGCGGCGCGTGCCGCGGGCGAGCGCTCCGGGCGCGACACCATGCTGGTCCAGGCGCTCAGCCACGCGGTGCTCCAGGACGAGGAGCTCCGGCGGGCGCTGCGCGAGACGCTGATCGAGCCGGAGCGCCAGGCGATGGAGGCGATCATCCGGCGCGGCGTGGAGCGCGGGGAGATCGCCGAGGGGCACCCCGCAGTGGAATTCGTCACGCTGCAGCTGTTCGGGGTGCTGAGGGCGCGGCCCATCATCGAAGGTGAGTACGCGGACGAGGAGTACCTGGTCCGTTTCGTCGAGGCCTGCGTCCTGCCCGGTCTCGGGCTGACCTGA
- a CDS encoding DUF2510 domain-containing protein: MTQMTPPGWYPDPGQTAGGPPTERWWDGSVWTDQVRAAGGAAHPTQPVYPAYPGQPPAPRRRLRVAIAAGVAAVVLAGIGGGVYVLTADDDGDGGSDAVADKPSPEAPRNPGAPESPGPQAPSPEAPEGEKGFATDPVNGIKIPIPDGWAGGTTERGAAVQTDPIPCPGNASEKCTRGSAYSQSAEALKLDADSPEAAAKADIAKNAKEGYGGKTYGKITSHKVLASKKVTVAGQEGYLVRWKAVTQKSDDGYVQSLAFRSPADKSKLVVVRMGIDVNKEAPSLSAMDKITEGIKRGDVGGGGAGQNV; the protein is encoded by the coding sequence ATGACCCAGATGACTCCCCCAGGCTGGTATCCCGACCCCGGCCAGACGGCCGGCGGACCTCCCACCGAGCGCTGGTGGGACGGGAGCGTGTGGACGGATCAGGTGCGCGCGGCGGGCGGCGCCGCGCACCCGACCCAGCCGGTGTATCCGGCCTATCCCGGGCAGCCGCCCGCCCCTCGGCGGCGACTGCGCGTCGCGATCGCGGCGGGCGTGGCGGCCGTCGTGCTCGCGGGCATCGGCGGCGGCGTGTACGTCCTGACCGCGGACGACGACGGGGACGGCGGCAGCGACGCCGTGGCGGACAAGCCGTCGCCCGAGGCCCCGCGGAATCCGGGGGCGCCCGAATCCCCGGGACCGCAGGCTCCTTCGCCCGAGGCGCCCGAGGGCGAGAAGGGGTTCGCCACCGACCCGGTCAACGGCATCAAGATCCCCATACCCGACGGCTGGGCGGGCGGGACCACGGAGCGGGGTGCCGCCGTACAGACCGATCCGATCCCCTGCCCGGGGAACGCCTCGGAGAAGTGCACGCGCGGCAGCGCGTACTCCCAGTCGGCCGAGGCCCTCAAGCTCGACGCCGACTCGCCCGAGGCGGCCGCGAAGGCGGACATCGCGAAGAACGCCAAGGAGGGGTACGGCGGCAAGACCTACGGCAAGATCACCTCGCACAAGGTGCTCGCCTCCAAGAAGGTCACCGTGGCGGGCCAGGAGGGCTATCTCGTCCGCTGGAAGGCCGTGACGCAGAAGAGCGACGACGGCTACGTCCAGTCGCTCGCCTTCCGCTCCCCCGCCGACAAGTCGAAGCTCGTCGTCGTCCGCATGGGCATCGACGTGAACAAGGAAGCCCCCTCGCTCTCGGCGATGGACAAGATCACCGAGGGCATCAAGCGGGGCGATGTCGGCGGCGGAGGTGCCGGGCAGAACGTGTAG
- a CDS encoding anhydro-N-acetylmuramic acid kinase — MRVIGLMSGTSYDAIDAAAADLTLDGDRLTLTPLGLISRGYDAGLRAGLAAALPPAETTLADVCRLDTLIGRAFAAAAVEADRELCDGQAELVASHGQTVYHWVADGQVHGTLQIGQPAWIAEATGLPVVADFRPRDIAAGGQGAPLVSMVDRMWLRGRPGAPAALNLGGIANITAPDGTAFDTGPANALIDAAVHEATGGRLEYDLDGELAARGTVDEGLLGQLLAEPYYGLPAPKTTGKELFHLPYLRTALKGYEALPPEDVVATLTRLTARTVADAVRSVAASEVIASGGGTRNPALMAALRAELGSVPVRTSDELGLPSAAKEAYAFAVLGFLTLHGLPGTVPASTGARHPSVLGSITPGRRAAWPPPVAADAAPSRLVINGQGH; from the coding sequence GTGCGCGTGATCGGGCTCATGTCAGGGACCTCGTACGACGCGATCGACGCGGCAGCCGCCGATCTGACGCTCGACGGGGACAGGCTGACGCTCACTCCGCTCGGGCTGATCAGCCGGGGCTACGACGCGGGGCTGCGCGCCGGGCTCGCCGCCGCCCTGCCGCCCGCGGAGACGACGCTCGCCGACGTCTGCCGCCTGGACACCCTCATCGGCCGGGCCTTCGCCGCAGCGGCGGTCGAGGCCGACCGTGAACTGTGCGACGGGCAGGCCGAGCTGGTCGCCTCGCACGGCCAGACCGTCTACCACTGGGTGGCGGACGGGCAGGTGCACGGCACTTTGCAGATCGGGCAGCCCGCGTGGATCGCCGAGGCGACGGGGCTGCCCGTGGTCGCCGACTTCCGGCCCCGTGACATCGCGGCGGGCGGTCAGGGCGCGCCCCTGGTCAGCATGGTGGACCGGATGTGGCTGCGCGGCCGCCCCGGCGCCCCCGCCGCGCTGAACCTCGGCGGCATCGCCAACATCACCGCCCCCGACGGCACCGCGTTCGACACGGGCCCCGCCAACGCCCTCATCGACGCCGCGGTGCACGAAGCGACGGGCGGGCGCCTGGAATACGACCTGGACGGCGAGCTGGCCGCGCGGGGCACGGTCGACGAGGGCCTGCTCGGACAGCTCCTCGCCGAGCCGTACTACGGCCTGCCCGCGCCGAAGACGACCGGTAAGGAACTCTTCCACCTGCCGTATCTGCGTACGGCGTTGAAGGGGTACGAGGCGCTGCCCCCCGAGGACGTGGTCGCCACCCTCACCCGGCTCACCGCCCGCACGGTCGCCGACGCGGTCCGTTCGGTGGCCGCGTCCGAGGTCATCGCCTCCGGCGGCGGCACCCGCAACCCGGCGCTGATGGCCGCGCTGCGGGCGGAGTTGGGATCGGTCCCGGTGCGGACCTCCGACGAGCTCGGGCTTCCCTCGGCGGCCAAGGAGGCGTACGCCTTCGCGGTGCTCGGGTTCCTGACCCTGCACGGGCTGCCCGGCACCGTTCCGGCGAGCACGGGGGCACGGCATCCGAGCGTGCTCGGTTCCATCACACCGGGGCGGCGCGCCGCCTGGCCGCCCCCGGTGGCCGCGGACGCGGCACCCTCACGGCTCGTCATCAACGGCCAGGGACACTGA
- a CDS encoding acyl-CoA dehydrogenase family protein: MRFLLDDEQGEFARSLDAMLTGADTVAAARAWGSGDHAPGRAVWARLADAGVFALPVPEEYEGVGPLSVETAVSLVELGRHAVPGPVVETVASCALLTRLAELGDTAPAKRFLPSLAAGGLSATLTLPGCGPYALDADAADLLFTVTDDGLRLAPGHARVRRSLDPARRLAAPLPGGERLASGPAVAAAARHARDWAALATAAQSLGVGLALLERTVAYVKQRTQFGAPIGTFQAVKHRVADVLVGLEFARPLVFGAALTMAPGDVAAAKVTAAETAYGAARAALQLHGAIGYTAEFDLSLWLTKARALRGAWGDPGVWRGRVLAARGEG, from the coding sequence ATGAGGTTCCTCCTCGACGACGAGCAGGGCGAGTTCGCGCGCTCGCTCGACGCCATGCTGACCGGCGCGGACACCGTCGCGGCCGCGCGGGCCTGGGGCTCGGGCGACCACGCTCCGGGGCGCGCCGTGTGGGCACGGCTCGCGGACGCGGGGGTCTTCGCGCTTCCGGTGCCCGAGGAGTACGAGGGCGTGGGGCCGCTGTCCGTCGAAACGGCCGTCTCCTTGGTGGAGTTGGGGCGGCACGCGGTGCCGGGTCCAGTCGTCGAGACCGTGGCGTCCTGCGCGCTCCTGACCCGCCTCGCCGAGCTGGGCGACACCGCGCCCGCCAAGCGGTTCCTGCCCTCGCTCGCCGCGGGCGGGCTCAGCGCGACGCTGACGCTGCCCGGCTGCGGGCCCTACGCCCTGGACGCGGACGCGGCGGACCTGCTGTTCACCGTGACGGACGACGGGCTGCGGCTCGCCCCCGGGCACGCGCGCGTGCGCCGTTCCCTGGACCCGGCACGGCGGCTCGCCGCGCCGCTGCCCGGCGGGGAGCGGCTCGCTTCGGGACCCGCCGTGGCCGCCGCCGCCCGGCACGCGAGGGACTGGGCCGCGCTCGCGACCGCCGCCCAGTCACTCGGCGTGGGCCTCGCGCTGCTGGAAAGGACCGTCGCGTACGTCAAGCAGCGCACCCAGTTCGGCGCGCCGATCGGCACGTTCCAGGCCGTCAAGCACCGCGTCGCCGACGTCCTGGTGGGCCTGGAGTTCGCCAGGCCGCTGGTGTTCGGCGCCGCGTTGACGATGGCGCCGGGTGATGTCGCCGCCGCGAAGGTGACGGCGGCGGAGACGGCGTACGGGGCGGCGCGCGCCGCGCTCCAGCTGCACGGCGCGATCGGGTACACGGCTGAGTTCGATCTCTCCTTGTGGCTCACCAAGGCCCGTGCGCTGCGCGGGGCTTGGGGGGATCCCGGGGTGTGGCGCGGCCGGGTGCTCGCGGCGCGCGGGGAGGGGTGA
- a CDS encoding acyl-CoA dehydrogenase family protein: MDLEFTAGEAEFRRRARDWLAAHVPPRPLPSLETAEGFAAHRAWERELAADRWSVVSWPEEYGGQGVDIVKWLVFEEEYYAAGAPGRVSQNGINLLAPTLFDHGTEEQRARVLPSMASGEVIWAQAWSEPESGSDLASLRSTARRTDGGWLLSGQKTWSSRAAFADRAFGLFRSEPYENHRDKPHRGLTYLMFPLDADGVTVRPVGRLDGKPAFAELFLDDVFVPDEDVLGEPGQGWRIAMSTTGTERGLMLRSPGRFLASADRLVRRWQQSGDPADTALRDRVADAVIGARAYELFTWASASRFAAGETIGAESSLNKVFWSEYDIALHETALDLLGPDGELTGDEPTEGDAAEDHGWSEGYVFALAGPIYAGTNEIQRDIIAERLLGLPKGRR, from the coding sequence ATGGACCTCGAATTCACCGCAGGGGAAGCCGAGTTCAGGCGGCGGGCGCGCGACTGGCTCGCCGCGCACGTGCCGCCGAGACCGCTGCCGTCACTGGAGACGGCCGAAGGCTTCGCGGCCCACCGCGCGTGGGAGCGGGAGCTCGCGGCCGACCGGTGGTCGGTGGTCTCCTGGCCCGAGGAGTACGGCGGACAGGGCGTCGACATCGTCAAGTGGCTGGTGTTCGAGGAGGAGTACTACGCGGCGGGCGCGCCGGGCCGCGTCTCGCAGAACGGCATCAACCTCCTGGCACCCACCCTCTTCGACCACGGCACCGAGGAACAGCGCGCGCGGGTGCTCCCCTCCATGGCGAGCGGCGAGGTGATCTGGGCACAGGCATGGTCCGAGCCCGAGTCGGGTTCGGACCTCGCGTCCCTGCGCTCCACCGCCCGCCGCACGGACGGCGGTTGGCTGCTCAGCGGGCAGAAGACCTGGTCGTCGCGGGCCGCGTTCGCCGACCGCGCGTTCGGCCTGTTCCGCAGCGAGCCGTACGAGAACCACCGGGACAAGCCGCACCGGGGGCTGACGTACCTGATGTTCCCGCTGGACGCGGACGGGGTGACGGTGCGTCCCGTGGGGCGCCTCGACGGCAAGCCCGCCTTCGCCGAACTCTTCCTGGACGACGTCTTCGTGCCGGACGAGGACGTGCTCGGCGAGCCGGGGCAGGGCTGGCGGATCGCGATGTCCACCACGGGGACCGAACGCGGCCTGATGCTGCGCTCCCCCGGCCGCTTCCTCGCCTCCGCGGACCGTCTCGTACGGCGCTGGCAGCAGAGCGGCGACCCCGCCGACACGGCGCTGCGCGACCGCGTCGCCGACGCCGTCATCGGGGCGCGCGCCTACGAGTTGTTCACCTGGGCCAGCGCGTCGCGCTTCGCCGCAGGGGAGACGATCGGCGCCGAGTCCAGCCTGAACAAGGTCTTCTGGTCGGAGTACGACATCGCGCTGCACGAGACGGCGCTCGATCTGCTGGGCCCGGACGGTGAGTTGACGGGCGACGAGCCGACCGAGGGCGATGCGGCGGAGGACCACGGCTGGTCCGAGGGGTACGTCTTCGCGCTCGCGGGCCCCATCTACGCGGGCACCAACGAGATCCAGCGCGACATCATCGCCGAGCGGCTGCTCGGACTGCCGAAGGGACGTCGCTGA
- a CDS encoding SDR family oxidoreductase: MEAPGYVPAHDLLAGRTAVITAAAGAGIGGATARRFLEEGARVVIGDAHARRTKESVAALADEFGADRIDGAPCDVTDAAQIQTLFDLAERRHGPLDIVVNNAGLGGTAELTEMTDEQWDKVIDVTLNGTFRSTRAALRRMRAADRGGVIVNNASVLGWRAQAGQAHYAAAKAGVMALTRCAAVEAAPHGIRVNAVSPSLAMHPHLAKVTSPELLEELTAREAFGRYAQPWEIANVIVFLASGYSSYMTGETVSVSSQHA, encoded by the coding sequence ATGGAAGCACCCGGCTACGTGCCCGCGCACGACCTGCTCGCGGGCCGCACCGCCGTGATCACGGCGGCCGCGGGGGCGGGCATCGGCGGTGCCACCGCGCGCCGCTTCCTGGAGGAGGGCGCGCGCGTCGTCATCGGCGACGCGCACGCCCGGCGCACCAAGGAGTCGGTGGCCGCGCTCGCCGACGAGTTCGGCGCCGACCGGATCGACGGGGCGCCCTGTGACGTCACGGACGCGGCGCAGATCCAGACGCTGTTCGACCTGGCGGAGCGCAGACACGGCCCCTTGGACATCGTGGTGAACAACGCGGGCCTCGGGGGCACCGCCGAGCTCACCGAGATGACCGACGAGCAGTGGGACAAGGTCATCGACGTCACGCTGAACGGCACGTTCCGCTCCACCCGCGCCGCACTGCGCCGCATGCGGGCCGCCGACCGCGGCGGCGTGATCGTGAACAACGCGTCGGTGCTCGGCTGGCGCGCCCAGGCGGGCCAGGCGCACTACGCGGCGGCCAAGGCCGGGGTCATGGCCCTCACCCGCTGCGCCGCCGTGGAGGCCGCCCCGCACGGCATCCGGGTCAACGCGGTCTCGCCGAGCCTGGCCATGCACCCCCACCTCGCCAAGGTCACCTCGCCCGAGCTCCTCGAAGAGCTCACCGCACGCGAGGCGTTCGGCAGGTACGCGCAGCCGTGGGAGATAGCCAACGTCATCGTCTTCCTGGCCAGCGGCTACTCGTCGTACATGACGGGCGAGACGGTCTCGGTCAGCAGCCAGCACGCCTAG
- a CDS encoding TetR/AcrR family transcriptional regulator — protein sequence MPNPKQQTSKSQTSKKKAQVSPSPERRRELLGIAADVFAEQGYNATTVRKIADAAGMLAGSLYYHFDSKESMLEEILRTFLTELWDGYDNVLKAQLDPRETLEALVTESFREIDRHRAAVAIYQKESKHLVAQQRFQYLSDSQQRFEKAWLTTLERGVAEGVFRGDLDIRLAYRFVRDTVWVAASWYRPGGGHSPEEIARQYLSMVLDGISVRT from the coding sequence GTGCCGAATCCCAAACAGCAGACCAGCAAGTCACAGACCAGTAAGAAGAAGGCCCAGGTGAGCCCCTCACCCGAGCGCCGCCGCGAACTCCTCGGCATCGCCGCCGACGTCTTCGCCGAGCAGGGGTACAACGCGACGACGGTCCGCAAGATCGCCGACGCCGCGGGCATGCTCGCGGGCAGCCTCTACTACCACTTCGACTCCAAGGAGTCGATGCTCGAAGAGATCCTCCGCACCTTCCTCACCGAGCTGTGGGACGGGTACGACAACGTGCTCAAGGCCCAGCTCGACCCGCGCGAAACGCTCGAAGCGCTCGTCACCGAGTCCTTCCGGGAGATCGACCGGCACCGCGCCGCCGTCGCGATCTACCAGAAGGAGTCCAAGCACCTGGTCGCCCAGCAGCGCTTCCAGTACCTCTCCGACTCGCAGCAGCGCTTCGAGAAGGCCTGGCTCACCACGCTGGAACGGGGCGTCGCGGAAGGGGTCTTCCGCGGCGACCTGGACATCCGGCTCGCCTACCGCTTCGTGCGCGACACCGTCTGGGTCGCCGCGTCCTGGTACCGCCCCGGCGGCGGCCACAGCCCCGAGGAGATCGCCCGCCAGTACCTGTCGATGGTCCTGGACGGCATCTCCGTACGCACGTAA